One segment of Bacillus alkalisoli DNA contains the following:
- a CDS encoding CarD family transcriptional regulator, with protein sequence MFQIGDNIIYPMHGAGIIKDIEEKEISGEKQQYYVIKMLISNMQVMIPVSKIVSSSIRPVTDIIALKHIIHIFQNGESDSLLPWKERFKVNTNKIKTGKIQEGAEVVRDLMRMKNENALNSSEKKMLKNANEFLISELRLIKGITENQIKSFC encoded by the coding sequence TTGTTTCAAATTGGCGATAACATTATTTATCCAATGCACGGAGCAGGTATTATTAAAGACATCGAAGAGAAAGAAATCTCAGGGGAAAAACAACAGTATTATGTTATAAAAATGTTAATTAGTAATATGCAAGTCATGATTCCTGTTAGTAAAATAGTGAGTTCAAGTATACGTCCAGTTACTGACATAATTGCATTAAAACACATCATACACATTTTCCAGAATGGTGAATCAGATAGTTTACTTCCGTGGAAAGAAAGGTTTAAAGTTAACACAAACAAAATAAAAACGGGTAAAATACAAGAAGGTGCTGAAGTTGTACGTGATTTAATGCGTATGAAGAACGAAAATGCACTTAATTCAAGCGAAAAGAAAATGTTGAAAAACGCAAATGAATTTTTAATTAGTGAACTGAGATTAATTAAAGGGATCACTGAAAATCAAATAAAAAGTTTCTGTTAA
- the cspC gene encoding cold shock protein CspC, with amino-acid sequence MEQGTVKWFNAEKGFGFIERENGDDVFVHFSAINSDGFKSLDEGQKVTFDVEQGARGAQAANVQKA; translated from the coding sequence ATGGAACAAGGTACAGTAAAATGGTTTAATGCAGAAAAAGGTTTTGGCTTTATCGAACGTGAAAATGGTGACGATGTATTCGTACATTTCTCCGCAATCAATAGTGACGGCTTCAAATCTTTAGACGAAGGTCAAAAAGTAACGTTTGACGTTGAGCAAGGTGCTCGTGGAGCTCAAGCTGCTAACGTTCAAAAAGCTTAA
- a CDS encoding DUF4825 domain-containing protein, with protein MTKTLRFFFFSLIILSFLNGCNADNTNKELFEFKGSYIGENSAVGNIVRNLPSGDNLEGFELKTKEEPYGMILNYKGIEAEEIEKKHKETAIYNATFIFVLVQNAEWITFNFENQEYQITKENLQDWYGKELSEYSSEEELRKLTLKYLEDENKINDLLK; from the coding sequence GTGACTAAAACATTAAGATTTTTCTTCTTTTCATTAATAATATTATCTTTCTTGAATGGTTGTAATGCAGATAATACTAATAAGGAATTATTTGAGTTTAAAGGTTCGTATATTGGAGAAAACAGTGCAGTTGGAAACATTGTTAGGAACTTACCAAGCGGTGATAATTTAGAGGGATTTGAACTTAAAACAAAAGAAGAACCTTATGGAATGATTTTAAACTATAAAGGCATAGAAGCTGAGGAAATAGAAAAAAAGCATAAAGAAACAGCAATTTATAATGCTACGTTCATATTCGTTTTGGTTCAGAATGCAGAATGGATTACTTTTAATTTTGAAAATCAGGAATACCAAATAACAAAAGAAAATCTACAAGATTGGTACGGTAAAGAATTAAGTGAGTATTCGAGTGAAGAAGAACTCAGAAAACTAACCCTAAAATATTTAGAAGATGAAAATAAAATAAATGACTTATTAAAGTAA
- a CDS encoding DUF4085 domain-containing protein, with protein sequence MLHLYVNTDGGFSAKALIHLIFKGITSEETDVP encoded by the coding sequence ATGCTCCATCTTTACGTTAATACAGACGGTGGCTTTTCCGCAAAAGCGCTTATTCATTTGATTTTTAAAGGTATTACATCTGAAGAAACGGATGTACCATGA
- a CDS encoding M2 family metallopeptidase — METLQTFLKDMNDQMQVFYKDACQSSWMAQTTGDSEWAAKLSEADTRYNFLFSSKDTYEKVKQFLATENVTEIEKRQLQLLLNEMKGNQLPEETIADLAKRSSKLNLLFNTHSPEVDGKKYSANDIREVLVNSDDQELRKKVWFASKDVGKVVEKDLLELVKKRNEAAQLLGFNNHHQMGFALQELDRDEVFAIFNELIAQSDEAYRAMKKELDERLATKFGINPEDIRPWHYVDPFFQEAPPSDSTNLDPFYQGKDIVQITTDTFSSMGIEIDDLYEKSDLFPREKKNPTAFCTDIDREGDVRVLCNLTEDAYWMETNLHEFGHAAYFKYVDSSLPFGLRTVSHTLTTEAIAMLFGKMGKDPRWLKRFLQVDEATVNRLAPELEKFQQLQMLIAARWIITFVFFEKELYENPDQDLNALWWKTVEEIQLVTPPDETDNPDWAAKIHFTLAPVYYQNYLLGELMAAQLLRHIETEVSPEFFTKETGEMLIHQFFKPAALYDWNEKISRVTGEKLNPAHFVDVYCKFIIDFFISGNELDRPYQVHY; from the coding sequence ATGGAAACATTACAAACATTTCTTAAAGATATGAATGACCAAATGCAAGTTTTTTACAAAGATGCTTGTCAGTCAAGCTGGATGGCCCAAACAACTGGAGATTCTGAATGGGCTGCTAAATTAAGTGAAGCAGACACTCGGTACAATTTTTTATTTTCTTCAAAAGATACATACGAAAAAGTAAAACAATTCCTAGCAACTGAAAACGTAACGGAGATTGAAAAACGCCAACTTCAACTTCTACTAAACGAAATGAAAGGTAACCAACTCCCTGAAGAAACCATCGCTGATTTAGCAAAACGCTCTTCAAAACTAAATTTATTATTTAACACCCATTCGCCTGAAGTGGATGGCAAAAAATATTCTGCCAATGATATTCGAGAGGTTTTGGTTAATAGTGATGACCAAGAATTACGGAAAAAAGTATGGTTTGCTAGTAAGGATGTTGGGAAAGTCGTAGAAAAAGACCTGCTTGAGCTTGTAAAGAAGCGCAATGAAGCAGCACAACTACTGGGGTTTAATAACCATCATCAAATGGGCTTTGCTCTTCAAGAACTGGACCGTGACGAGGTATTCGCTATCTTCAACGAACTTATTGCGCAATCCGATGAAGCGTATCGCGCGATGAAGAAAGAACTAGATGAGCGTTTAGCAACTAAATTTGGAATTAATCCAGAGGATATTCGTCCATGGCATTATGTCGATCCATTTTTCCAAGAGGCACCACCATCTGATTCAACCAATCTAGACCCTTTTTATCAAGGGAAGGATATTGTCCAAATTACAACTGATACGTTTAGTTCCATGGGAATCGAAATTGATGACCTATATGAGAAAAGCGATTTGTTCCCTAGAGAAAAGAAAAACCCAACAGCCTTTTGCACGGATATTGACCGCGAAGGTGACGTTCGGGTCCTTTGTAATTTAACGGAAGATGCGTATTGGATGGAAACGAACCTACATGAATTTGGACATGCAGCTTATTTCAAATATGTAGACTCTAGCCTTCCATTTGGATTACGTACAGTAAGTCATACGTTAACAACTGAAGCGATCGCGATGTTATTTGGAAAAATGGGCAAAGACCCACGTTGGCTAAAACGCTTTTTACAAGTGGATGAAGCAACCGTAAATAGACTTGCTCCTGAATTAGAAAAGTTCCAACAGTTACAAATGCTTATTGCAGCAAGATGGATTATTACTTTTGTATTTTTTGAAAAAGAACTGTACGAAAATCCCGATCAAGATCTAAACGCTTTATGGTGGAAAACAGTAGAGGAAATTCAGCTAGTCACTCCTCCTGATGAAACGGATAACCCAGATTGGGCTGCAAAAATTCATTTTACATTAGCACCTGTTTACTACCAAAATTATCTGCTTGGAGAATTAATGGCCGCACAACTTCTTCGTCATATTGAAACGGAGGTTTCCCCTGAATTTTTCACAAAAGAAACGGGAGAAATGCTCATCCATCAATTCTTCAAACCAGCTGCACTTTATGACTGGAATGAAAAAATTAGCCGTGTAACGGGTGAAAAATTAAACCCTGCTCACTTTGTTGATGTTTATTGTAAGTTCATTATTGATTTTTTCATAAGTGGAAATGAACTTGATAGGCCGTATCAAGTTCATTATTGA
- a CDS encoding YihY/virulence factor BrkB family protein, translating into MKKIISYGKAMIKEFSNDDVPLLAAAQAYYYILSFVPMIVLIFAILPYLNINPTQAMEVIESVMPSATVAVFEEQIISILTEPNGGLLTVGIIGTIWSASNGMNAFITAQNVAYNVKDNRSFIKKRLLSIGLTFGIIIALLVALVLPVFGDLLITTIGSLVYMTNEVEMMVRVLRWVVSLIIIVTIISALYHFAPNIKLPFKTAIPGAVFATVAWQLTSLGFSYYISNFANYSETYGSLGGVFMLMLWFYLIGIILVVGAELNAILYRKKRIQVHVKNIDKTSIQ; encoded by the coding sequence ATGAAAAAGATAATTTCATATGGTAAAGCAATGATAAAGGAGTTTTCTAATGACGATGTACCTTTACTTGCAGCGGCGCAAGCATACTATTATATTTTAAGTTTTGTGCCAATGATTGTATTAATTTTTGCTATTTTACCGTACCTAAATATTAACCCTACACAGGCTATGGAAGTAATAGAGAGTGTGATGCCAAGTGCTACGGTGGCAGTGTTTGAGGAACAAATTATTAGTATATTAACAGAGCCTAATGGTGGGTTACTTACGGTGGGTATTATTGGAACCATATGGTCTGCTTCAAATGGTATGAATGCATTTATTACTGCACAGAATGTGGCGTATAACGTAAAGGATAACCGTTCTTTTATTAAGAAAAGGTTATTATCCATAGGATTAACATTTGGAATAATCATTGCGTTATTAGTAGCATTAGTACTTCCTGTTTTTGGCGATCTATTAATAACTACTATTGGTTCTCTAGTGTATATGACAAACGAAGTAGAAATGATGGTAAGAGTGTTAAGATGGGTTGTAAGTCTCATCATCATTGTCACAATAATCTCTGCTCTTTATCATTTTGCACCAAATATAAAATTACCTTTTAAAACAGCTATACCAGGAGCAGTGTTTGCGACTGTTGCATGGCAGTTAACTTCTTTAGGTTTTTCTTACTACATTAGTAACTTTGCCAATTATTCAGAAACATATGGAAGCCTAGGCGGAGTGTTTATGCTCATGTTATGGTTCTATCTTATCGGTATCATTCTAGTAGTTGGAGCAGAATTAAATGCTATTCTATATCGTAAAAAGCGTATTCAAGTACATGTAAAGAATATAGATAAAACAAGTATTCAATAA
- a CDS encoding GerMN domain-containing protein, which yields MKKIEQQLQEAKQLLQPIKQRPELEPNSAFVQELHQRIQREKTKKKFNLNFYPFFATASVLLIFTIFILSTNFSNEEAEEIGKAFPILETSKLTLVDTFAYGNEEGQVGLYFEGMKDTLPVSVAGFDVKDGIVYLLDEARSQVVIKSAEGETTSFSIQQSGLKPVGLDDILVSENGDIYILYTERNLVYQYSENGDLIETHLLSGVYSFFPDSLLELENNQIIVSQRQERFFSLETNEFMNREELPFQLEQVNRKESTLQILKGGKMEEITLFSELGLAERAVLDLREEHVLYTQTVKPPVMESISETHVYALDREGSIVGGIRIPEEKFMETPQLPQKFLKTDGDSIYLLIPEKEHVALYEITLGEKYESFAKEQLAEVDNGFDYETFGSPFPQLEAEINKIFIDGLLEYGNEQSLNGVAIDENGTVVIDFKDFLAPSPANAQAQQLFEVLKAATFEKFPQIEQIYFQFDGSFSAWCYWLESTEEPWKRKDAIGASLQDELTLTEKTAALFKDLEDLNWEGIATHVHEEKGLTFSFYASLGSFDSGELTFTKSEVANLGNDNTSYVWGYDNADRGHEYSPNNYVKEILLKHQYSKEVLDYAVVTFNKQAYVSGGVRNTIHENYPDAVYVDYFSPPPEGEYGEYYWQALRFVYEQTDNQWLLIAIVRDVHNP from the coding sequence ATGAAAAAGATAGAACAACAGCTTCAAGAAGCTAAACAACTACTTCAGCCAATAAAGCAACGTCCAGAGCTTGAACCAAATAGTGCGTTTGTTCAAGAGCTACATCAACGAATACAACGAGAAAAAACGAAGAAAAAGTTCAACCTAAACTTCTATCCGTTTTTCGCCACTGCTTCTGTCCTTCTCATTTTTACTATTTTTATATTATCTACTAACTTTAGTAACGAAGAAGCAGAGGAGATAGGAAAAGCATTTCCTATCCTAGAAACTTCCAAGCTTACATTGGTCGACACGTTTGCTTATGGAAATGAAGAAGGTCAAGTTGGCTTATATTTTGAAGGAATGAAAGATACGTTACCGGTTAGTGTGGCTGGTTTCGATGTGAAAGATGGGATCGTTTATCTTTTAGATGAGGCAAGATCTCAAGTAGTTATAAAAAGTGCGGAAGGAGAAACTACTTCATTTTCTATTCAACAGAGCGGATTGAAACCTGTTGGTTTAGACGATATTTTAGTGTCCGAAAATGGGGATATCTATATTCTCTATACCGAAAGAAACTTAGTTTATCAATATAGTGAAAATGGAGATCTGATTGAAACGCATTTACTCTCAGGCGTATATTCGTTTTTTCCTGATTCATTATTAGAATTAGAAAATAATCAAATTATTGTCAGTCAAAGACAGGAACGGTTTTTCAGTTTAGAAACTAACGAGTTCATGAATCGTGAAGAACTTCCATTTCAACTAGAACAAGTGAATCGTAAGGAATCTACGTTGCAAATTTTAAAAGGAGGGAAAATGGAGGAGATTACGCTGTTTTCAGAATTAGGGTTAGCAGAACGAGCGGTTCTTGATTTAAGAGAAGAGCATGTTTTGTATACGCAAACTGTAAAGCCACCAGTGATGGAATCTATTTCGGAAACGCACGTGTATGCGCTTGACCGAGAAGGAAGTATTGTTGGAGGAATACGTATTCCGGAAGAAAAATTTATGGAAACTCCGCAATTGCCACAGAAATTTTTGAAAACGGATGGGGATTCTATTTATCTTCTTATTCCAGAAAAAGAACATGTTGCCTTATATGAAATAACGCTTGGAGAAAAATATGAAAGCTTCGCCAAGGAGCAGCTCGCAGAAGTGGATAATGGTTTTGACTATGAAACATTTGGTAGTCCGTTCCCACAATTAGAAGCGGAAATAAATAAGATATTTATCGATGGATTATTAGAGTATGGTAACGAGCAATCGTTAAATGGAGTAGCGATCGATGAAAACGGAACGGTAGTGATTGATTTTAAAGATTTTCTCGCACCTAGCCCGGCAAATGCACAAGCGCAGCAGTTATTCGAAGTATTGAAAGCTGCAACGTTTGAGAAGTTTCCGCAAATTGAACAAATCTACTTTCAATTTGATGGCAGCTTTAGCGCGTGGTGTTACTGGTTAGAAAGTACGGAGGAACCCTGGAAGCGAAAAGACGCTATAGGAGCTTCGTTACAAGATGAGCTAACACTAACAGAAAAGACTGCGGCGCTTTTCAAAGATTTGGAGGATCTTAATTGGGAAGGCATCGCAACGCATGTGCACGAAGAGAAAGGGTTAACATTCTCCTTCTATGCTAGCTTGGGAAGCTTTGATAGCGGCGAATTGACGTTTACAAAGTCTGAGGTTGCTAATTTAGGAAATGATAATACATCGTATGTTTGGGGCTATGATAATGCTGATAGAGGGCATGAATATTCACCAAATAATTATGTAAAGGAAATACTACTCAAGCATCAGTATTCAAAGGAAGTGTTAGATTACGCTGTTGTCACTTTCAACAAACAAGCGTATGTAAGTGGTGGCGTTAGAAACACCATCCATGAAAACTACCCAGATGCAGTGTATGTAGACTACTTTTCTCCACCACCTGAAGGCGAATATGGTGAATATTACTGGCAAGCACTACGATTTGTCTACGAACAAACTGACAACCAATGGCTCCTAATCGCCATCGTAAGAGATGTCCACAACCCGTAA
- a CDS encoding RNA polymerase sigma factor translates to MSKEVDVEELYLQYYRDIYQFALYFSNNKQDAEDITQETFIKAMKNIHLLRDTSRAKYWLLSISKHTAIDHLRKKKLKNLLPGILEKLSRQGENESLDNQLLLKEKWEEIQLVLLKIKPHYRSLLILRGIQELSVKETAEVLQCTELKVRVDFHRAVKLLKKELHLLEGGNSDEKDRTTASRS, encoded by the coding sequence GTGAGTAAAGAGGTAGATGTTGAAGAGCTATATTTACAATATTATAGAGATATTTATCAGTTTGCTTTATATTTTTCAAACAACAAACAGGATGCGGAAGATATTACACAAGAAACGTTTATAAAAGCGATGAAAAATATACATTTACTAAGAGATACTTCACGAGCGAAATATTGGCTGCTTTCTATTTCAAAACATACAGCAATTGATCATCTGCGGAAAAAGAAGTTGAAGAACTTATTACCTGGAATATTAGAAAAACTGAGTAGGCAAGGTGAAAATGAATCATTAGATAATCAATTACTTTTAAAAGAAAAATGGGAAGAAATCCAACTCGTACTTTTAAAAATAAAGCCACATTATCGCAGTTTACTTATTCTACGTGGGATACAGGAATTATCCGTGAAAGAGACCGCAGAAGTTTTACAATGTACAGAATTAAAGGTGCGGGTAGATTTTCACCGTGCTGTGAAATTGTTGAAAAAAGAACTGCACTTGCTGGAAGGGGGAAATTCGGATGAAAAAGATAGAACAACAGCTTCAAGAAGCTAA
- a CDS encoding TetR-like C-terminal domain-containing protein has translation MGDSFKRCTRRRRRPFSRLKEELEEVKGELVKEMENKILKNIPKVIADLETNTPNTIPLPFLVPFIEFLNQNRGFMKAMLGPNGDITFQSKLKMFMRKALFDSNKNSAFKREVLLVPPEYLVSYIASAHIGVIQEWLNSDREESPQEIARIISTMTINGPFFAAGFKK, from the coding sequence ATGGGAGATAGCTTTAAGAGATGCACAAGAAGAAGGCGAAGACCTTTTTCCCGTTTAAAAGAAGAACTTGAAGAAGTAAAGGGAGAATTAGTGAAAGAAATGGAGAACAAGATTTTAAAAAACATTCCAAAAGTCATCGCTGACCTTGAAACCAATACTCCGAATACGATTCCCTTACCTTTTCTTGTTCCATTTATTGAGTTTTTAAATCAAAATAGAGGATTTATGAAAGCTATGTTAGGGCCAAATGGGGATATAACTTTTCAATCAAAGTTGAAAATGTTTATGCGAAAAGCCCTATTTGATAGTAATAAAAATTCTGCTTTCAAGCGGGAAGTCCTTCTTGTTCCACCAGAATATTTGGTTTCTTATATTGCTTCCGCACATATTGGTGTTATCCAAGAATGGCTGAATAGCGATAGAGAGGAATCACCACAAGAGATAGCTAGAATTATATCTACAATGACCATAAATGGTCCCTTCTTTGCAGCTGGATTTAAAAAATGA
- a CDS encoding putative holin-like toxin, which yields MVTYEAMNMLFQFGVFLVTTLTALVAMIALVTNKKEK from the coding sequence ATGGTGACATATGAAGCAATGAACATGCTTTTTCAGTTTGGGGTGTTTTTGGTAACCACTCTAACTGCACTCGTTGCAATGATTGCACTTGTCACCAATAAAAAAGAGAAATAA
- a CDS encoding IS110 family RNA-guided transposase, translating to MEVIHPRVCGLDVHKNSITACIIIKRKKEIRTFGTMTDDLLELLDWIQENQCPIVAMESTGVYWKPIYNLLEVSDIEALVVNAQHIKNVPGRKSDVRDAQWIAQLLQHGLINGSFIPNREQRELRELVRYRRSLIEETARESNRIQKVLEGANIKLGSVASNVLGVSGRKMLRALIEGNLNPEILAEMSLGALRKKIPALQKALKGLVGTHQQFLLARQLDHVEYLEKQIEFIDKELAERLSPSSEEINLVMSIPGIGKRTAEQILAEVGTDMSRFNSDNHLASWAGMVPGENESAGKKKSARTRKGNKYLRSALVEAAKTVGRSKNFFGAKYRRIKARRGGNIASVAIGRCILIAVYHILITKKPFQDLGEDYHLNRKKDQEVKRAIKRIEKLGYSVEISELPA from the coding sequence ATGGAAGTCATTCATCCCCGTGTATGTGGACTTGATGTTCACAAGAATAGTATTACAGCTTGTATTATTATCAAGCGCAAGAAAGAGATTCGTACCTTTGGTACGATGACAGATGATCTTTTAGAATTACTTGATTGGATACAAGAGAACCAGTGTCCAATTGTTGCGATGGAAAGCACCGGAGTTTATTGGAAGCCCATATACAACCTACTCGAAGTCTCAGACATTGAAGCACTAGTTGTTAACGCTCAACATATTAAGAATGTACCTGGAAGAAAGTCCGATGTTCGTGATGCACAATGGATTGCTCAATTACTTCAACATGGACTGATTAATGGTAGTTTTATTCCTAACAGAGAACAGCGCGAATTAAGAGAGCTTGTTAGATATCGTAGAAGTTTAATAGAAGAAACTGCTCGTGAATCTAATAGAATCCAAAAAGTATTAGAAGGTGCTAATATTAAGCTTGGGTCTGTTGCTTCAAATGTTCTTGGTGTCTCTGGAAGAAAGATGTTACGTGCTTTAATAGAAGGGAATTTGAATCCAGAAATATTGGCAGAAATGTCTTTAGGTGCACTTAGAAAGAAGATTCCTGCTTTACAAAAAGCTTTAAAGGGGCTAGTTGGAACTCATCAACAATTTTTATTAGCTAGACAACTTGACCATGTCGAATACTTGGAGAAACAGATCGAGTTTATCGATAAAGAATTGGCTGAAAGACTTAGCCCTTCATCAGAAGAGATTAATTTGGTTATGTCAATTCCGGGTATCGGTAAGAGAACTGCAGAACAGATTCTAGCTGAAGTTGGAACGGACATGAGTCGCTTTAATAGTGATAATCATTTAGCTTCCTGGGCTGGAATGGTTCCTGGAGAAAACGAAAGTGCTGGTAAAAAAAAAAGCGCGCGCACACGTAAGGGAAATAAGTACCTAAGGAGTGCTTTAGTAGAAGCAGCTAAAACTGTTGGTCGTTCTAAAAACTTTTTTGGAGCTAAGTACAGGAGGATTAAGGCTCGTAGAGGCGGAAATATTGCTTCAGTAGCTATAGGACGCTGTATTTTAATAGCTGTTTATCATATTCTGATAACTAAAAAGCCATTTCAAGATCTTGGTGAAGACTACCATTTAAATCGCAAGAAAGATCAAGAAGTCAAACGTGCCATTAAAAGAATTGAAAAGCTGGGTTATTCTGTAGAAATATCAGAACTACCAGCCTAA
- a CDS encoding tRNA dihydrouridine synthase — MKENFWRDLPKPFFVLAPMEDVTDVVFRHVVSKAGRPDVFFTEFTNSDSFCHPEGKESVRGRLLFTEDEQPMVAHIWGDNPEYFRQMSIGVAEMGFKGIDINMGCPVPNVASRGKGSGLILFPDVAAELIQAAKAGGLPVSVKTRLGFNEVNEWEEWLTHIFKQDIANLSIHLRTRKEMSAVDAHWELIPEIKKLRDRIAPNTLLTINGDIPDRQVGLQLAEKYGIDGVMIGRGIFKNPFAFEKEPKEHSSKEYLDLLRLQLDLQDHYAEQVPRSITKLHRFFKIYVKGFRGAGELRNQLMNTKSTDEVRALLDEFEQD, encoded by the coding sequence ATGAAAGAAAATTTTTGGCGTGATTTACCCAAGCCATTTTTTGTATTGGCACCGATGGAAGATGTGACAGATGTAGTTTTTCGTCATGTAGTAAGTAAAGCAGGTCGACCGGATGTATTCTTCACAGAGTTTACGAACTCAGATAGCTTTTGTCATCCAGAGGGCAAAGAAAGTGTGCGTGGCCGTTTGCTTTTTACAGAAGATGAACAGCCAATGGTGGCACACATTTGGGGAGATAATCCCGAGTATTTCCGTCAAATGAGCATTGGTGTGGCGGAGATGGGATTTAAAGGGATCGATATTAACATGGGCTGCCCTGTACCAAATGTGGCATCAAGAGGGAAAGGTAGTGGCCTTATTCTTTTCCCAGATGTTGCGGCAGAACTTATTCAAGCTGCAAAAGCGGGCGGGCTGCCTGTTAGCGTGAAAACACGACTTGGCTTTAATGAAGTAAACGAGTGGGAAGAGTGGTTAACGCATATTTTCAAACAGGATATTGCGAACCTTTCTATTCATTTACGTACAAGAAAGGAAATGAGCGCAGTAGATGCGCATTGGGAGCTCATTCCGGAAATCAAAAAATTACGTGACCGTATCGCACCAAATACGCTACTAACGATCAATGGAGATATTCCCGACCGTCAAGTTGGACTGCAGCTGGCTGAAAAATACGGGATTGATGGCGTTATGATTGGCCGAGGTATCTTTAAAAATCCTTTTGCTTTTGAAAAAGAGCCAAAAGAGCATAGCAGTAAGGAATACCTTGATCTCTTAAGACTGCAGCTCGATCTTCAAGATCATTATGCAGAACAAGTGCCACGTTCCATCACAAAGCTTCATCGCTTTTTCAAAATTTATGTGAAAGGGTTCCGTGGGGCTGGTGAATTAAGAAATCAACTAATGAACACGAAATCAACAGATGAAGTGCGTGCATTGTTGGATGAGTTTGAGCAGGATTGA